The genomic window CTTGTTTCTCCAGGTTTTGGGGAACTTTTCAAATATCTCTACAGTTCTTGTCCGCAGATTTTCTTGGCCAGCTAGTAACTCGCACAGGGAGTTGATTGTTGCTGCGTCTTTTTCTTTCTTGGCTTCGTTATTTCTTAAAGGCTGGATTAGGATTTTGTGTAAAACGAATGCCGAAATCTCTGGAACACTCAAAGTAATCCCTTTGTAGTTGACTGGCTTGGAATAACCGTTTGCGATTTCCATGTAGCGCAGCATTTGTGCAGAAACGGTCAAATGGGGAACTTTGACAACGCTGTCGCCACCCCTCATTTGGGCTATCAGAAATTCTATTTCCAAATCTTCTCGTTCATACTTTGTTAGACCTGATCCTATGTCATTAAGAGCCGTGAAACCGAGATTTTCCAAAATGCTAGGGACATCGATTCGCGGAATATTGACCTTCGGCTCCCTGATGAGAAAATCCAGGTCGGTTGTTCTTAGCGCAGGGATTTCGGGAGCATCGTTATAGATGTGTTTGTACACCAGTAGGCACCAGCTACCGACAAGGATGAGTCTTCGTAATGCACCGGCTTGTTCTAGCTGGTGGAGAATTTCTTCAAAACTAGTTTCTGCTGACTTTTCCAAGGCTTCGTCCTACTTCTTCAATGTCTTTTTGCAATTTCTTTAATTTTGCCTTTAGCTCTCTTCGTCTTGCATCTTGTTCTTCAAATTGCGCGGCTTGCGGATCGACGCTTTTGCAGAGGTATTTGGTAACAACTTTCCCGTTTTGGCGGGATACATGGTAAAGATATACCTGCTTGCCTATTTTTTTTCTTCGAAGAGAACATGAGGGGAGTTTTGCTTGTTCGGAGGCATACTTCGCCTGAAGTTTTTCCAAGCGATCGAGTTCTTCTAGCAATATTCCTTTCACAACGCTCATCTTACCCTACAATATAAAAATATTTGACGGTTGTAGGGTAGAGTTGCCCTACAAGTGCTTGAAAATTGAGTTTTGTAGGGTAAAATCTCCCGATGAAATAAAAAAACACCCTGCGTCGGCAGGGTGTCTTTGTATGCGCGATGCGCAATCGGTATTCTATGTAGCTGCTATGCGGCATTAATCCTCCCTTCGGCAACGCCTGCGGCGGCGTTTACCGGGAGCGCGAGGGCGGCAGCGTCACGGGGTTCCGGGGTGGCTCCTTCGCGGGCCTTTGCACGGGCCTTTGCGCGAGCCTTGTAGAGGGAACGGCTGTTGGCGATGAATACGTTCACCTTGTCGATGAAGGCCGTGCAACTTTCGTCACCCTTGGTGGCCGCGTTGTACTGCGCGAAGTTAATCAGCTGGCGGAAGGCGCTGATGCAATCGTTGCGGAGATTCTTGCTGGTGGTCTCCTCGCGGATGCGGCGTTCCTCGGCGCGGGTCTGGTTGGCTTCGGCGAATGCGCCTTGCACCTCCTTCAGGGCGTTGAAGGCAAGCTCCAGTTCGCTCCCGGCCAGGGCCCCGGCATATTCTTCCTTGCCAATAACCGCCTGGACGTTAGCAATGACCGATTCGATGATGCCGGTGAGGCTCTTCTGGTCAACGGAACCTGCATTGCCGTAGCCCTTTACATATTCCCAGATTTCCTTGGCCAGGGCGGAACGCTGCTGGTCCAGG from Fibrobacter sp. UWR4 includes these protein-coding regions:
- a CDS encoding DUF6261 family protein yields the protein MKNVNAINFNRITNDGFIGFHNNVATAAASINLKDVRSQLDAYKATIGKFSDYTTSVAEAAAKKGASEQDSKRTIAFRNFRGTVKVLTGSLDQQRSALAKEIWEYVKGYGNAGSVDQKSLTGIIESVIANVQAVIGKEEYAGALAGSELELAFNALKEVQGAFAEANQTRAEERRIREETTSKNLRNDCISAFRQLINFAQYNAATKGDESCTAFIDKVNVFIANSRSLYKARAKARAKAREGATPEPRDAAALALPVNAAAGVAEGRINAA
- a CDS encoding GSU2403 family nucleotidyltransferase fold protein, which codes for MEKSAETSFEEILHQLEQAGALRRLILVGSWCLLVYKHIYNDAPEIPALRTTDLDFLIREPKVNIPRIDVPSILENLGFTALNDIGSGLTKYEREDLEIEFLIAQMRGGDSVVKVPHLTVSAQMLRYMEIANGYSKPVNYKGITLSVPEISAFVLHKILIQPLRNNEAKKEKDAATINSLCELLAGQENLRTRTVEIFEKFPKTWRNKILSESKEKYPDMVRILGV